A window from Oreochromis aureus strain Israel breed Guangdong linkage group 16, ZZ_aureus, whole genome shotgun sequence encodes these proteins:
- the parp14rs1 gene encoding poly(ADP-ribose) polymerase family member 14-related sequence 1 isoform X1: MAGVHSYPLLVELEETNIPRLKIKLVKYFQSKKSNGGGECEVEYENGSRTAIVRFRREEDQRNVLAKESHQISLEKGVLTLTVRLPTEEKPSRETSSDKDNKKSDVAADKQPTADKSNPTAKVQTETEGGDDDTEDEEPCSTSAVLGNISDNTNQEFLEMLVENITKSHDFTLEFFPDISSAVVTFQSGKENANFVAKCPQNKMFTRKGFSVQHLEVTKQVLVDDILHFSEEVLQLYFENEGGDVEEVLLNDAEQSAVITFKDHRAVQKIFKKKHSIKKEEITVYPFYKSLGVALYGKDKPSLKLPAAISEPIDTAVLRYLAQNKSAAEAICSEMDKHFCIVNLGQTTVTLSPVSSLLKQKDAKAIIKEWTDTVKSAFAQSVSKFKSLKFCPDSDAWKESEKKIREMLLNENVIVVPDKDSGALLVAGLDSDVNRLEKSLSEIINKIAKTIHREKSSKTEEIKVSPSVFHLLCQDGLMDKLLLVYPELKLSPESPNLKITGLGEEINAATKVIFDAVLALKRQNLELDKNVLELLKDEQQEELTDALLTSHQINAAFEISGNRVQLLAVSDRDLSHAQDHLGQLLTSQYIHVEDSNVLKKPEWQQLVSLLEQANSKPCRTRINTTAQQVVVSGYKDSVIKVQQQLGDFLTQNAHIEETVVVKANAVVKYLEEFNTSWMEKVKEKVRVSYRNEAICLSGSRVNVTHCKSVVEGAVSAVVFDSLNVCMSGVKKLFQENEGVYFSAIKNKTGCLVQLVDKPGGGQDNVKQVPTPLYQLKTPEGVEIAVCKADMCSYPMQAVVSPFNQDLKHSTGLAAALLKAAGPQLQDEFYKMKKIKGQLKPGDCVITNAGGMLCCQKVIHAVGPKYEKPQQASAQLNKVVKGSLEAAENHGCVSVALPSIGRGMRCFPLKQCELTIVKAVKEYCDEKFDDITLQKIHFVNNDDIAVQDMVAAVKQEFGNLSVVHSQQSPHLTAPMQSVSQSTGSDLYLNRVQTKEGVDIVLTKGNLEASTTEVIVNTVSSDLDLNRGAVSQAILRTAGPKLQQLVDAQGATGNDGEIIVTDGCQLKSKKVFHAIAPHYKDQATSEKTLRGIFKDCLGMAEDNNLTSMSLSAIGAGNLGFPKDLVASLMLDNILEFSKKKHPKHLKKVVIVLYPSDAQTIQAFSDEFQKKFPSASSGSTSSTQSKGGPFSKITSTSDMHETKMGNVTIQVVTGDITKETADVIVNSSNENFTLKLGVSKAILEAAGPAVEVECRNLGAEPNQGMILTSPGNLKCKKILHLAGQTDPVKINKTVKDALLICVKSSFTSVSFPAIGTGQGNAQARLVADAMLDAVTDVLSQNTSSPLTTVRIVIFQKPMLKDFHSSMQQREAADPDSKEKGGWSWGWTKFKSIFTGGSTDKPKKDKKFVIDSLKVEATCFHICGDTQAKVDSAKKWINDKISQEHDSMEIEDNAIRSFSDADRQKIVDMQKTMDISIRTVSNKPKATITIEGLSRDVLKANTEIIKMMSRVRDEEELNRKVELASTTADWQYQQSGFQFQSFDEMTNFHLEEALQQNLPTVKVTVKGQDYTVTMPKGPATDSQGNNLEIKRIDKLKGDVPENWDLMQPNVTSQAFLLQAGTQEYDEIQKLFQASCKQTIIKIERIQNPALWSGLQVKKRDMEVRNGHQNNERRLFHGTSEDTVATINDRGFNRSYAGKNAACYGNGTYFAVNASYSASNTYSKPNQNGEKFMYVCRVLTGDFALGQQGMIVPPAKGTGTISTGLYDSVVDNMANPSMFVVFHDIQAYPEYLITFK; the protein is encoded by the exons ATGGCCGGCGTACACTCCTATCCTCTGCTCGTTGAGCTCGAAGAAACCAACATACCCAGATTAAAAATCAAGTTAGTGAAATACTTTCAAAGTAAGAAATCTAACGGTGGTGGCGAGTGTGAGGTGGAGTATGAAAATGGCAGCAGGACAGCGATAGTGCGCTTCCGGAGAGAGGAGG ATCAGAGAAATGTTCTGGCCAAAGAGTCGCATCAGATCAGTTTGGAAAAGGGCGTTTTGACGCTCACGGTCCGCTTACCCACGGAAGAGAAACCATCACGG GAAACTTCATCTGATAAAGATAACAAGAAAT CAGATGTTGCTGCAGACAAACAACCTACTGCTGATAAAAGCAACCCTACAGCCAAAGttcaaacagaaacagaaggcGGAGACGATGATACAGAAGATGAAGAGCCATGTTCCACCTCGGCCGTTTTAGGGAATATTTCTGATAATACCAACCAGGAGTTCTTGGAGATGCTGGTGGAAAACATCACAAAGTCTCATGACTTCACTTTGGAATTCTTTCCTGACATCTCCTCTGCTGTGGTGACTTTCCAGAGTGGAAAAG AAAATGCTAATTTTGTGGCAAAATGcccccaaaacaaaatgttCACCAGGAAGGGATTTTCTGTTCAACATCTCGAAGTCACAAAGCAAGTTCTAGTTGACGACATTCTACACTTCAGTGAAGAAGTTCttcagctttattttgaaaatgaaggtGGGGATGTGGAAGAGGTTTTACTTAATGATGCAGAACAGTCTGCTGTCATCACATTTAAAGATCATCGAG CTGTTCAAAAAATCTTCAAGAAGAAGCATTCcataaaaaaggaagaaatcaCAGTTTACCCTTTTTATAAATCTCTGGGCGTGGCCCTCTATGGCAAAGACAAACCTTCACTAAAACTTCCTGCTGCCATCTCAGAGCCCATTGACACCGCTGTCCTGAGATATCTAGCTCAAAATAAATCAGCAGCAGAGGCCATTTGTAGTGAAATGGACAAACACTTTTGCATCGTGAACCTCGGCCAAACTACTGTGACCTTGAGTCCTGTATCTTCTCTACTAAAGCAAAAGGATGCCAAAGCCATCATCAAAGAATGGACTGATACTGTGAAGTCAGCATTTGCACAATCTGTGTCAAAGTTCAAATCCTTGAAGTTCTGTCCAGATTCAGATGCATGGAAAGAGTCTGAGAAAAAGATCAGAGAGATGTTactgaatgaaaatgtgatTGTAGTACCCGATAAAGACAGTGGTGCTTTATTGGTAGCTGGTCTTGATAGTGATGTCAACAGACTGGAGAAATCTCTTTctgaaattattaacaagattgCAAAAACGATCCACAGGGAGAAATCAAGTAAAACTGAAGAGATCAAAGTGTCACCATCAGTTTTTCATCTCCTCTGTCAAGATGGCCTTATGGACAAACTTCTACTTGTGTATCCAGAACTCAAATTGTCACCAGAGAGTCCTAATCTGAAAATAACTGGCTTAGGGGAAGAGATTAATGCAGCAACCAAAGTTATATTTGATGCAGTACTTGCATTAAAACGACAGAATCTGGAATTAGATAAAAATGTGCTTGAACTGTTGAAGGATGAGCAACAAGAGGAGCTTACAGATGCTCTCCTCACATCTCATCAAATAAACGCAGCATTTGAAATCAGTGGAAACAGGGTGCAGCTCCTTGCTGTCTCTGACAGAGATCTGTCTCATGCTCAGGACCATCTAGGACAGCTGTTAACATCTCAGTACATTCATGTTGAAGACAGTAACGTCCTGAAGAAGCCAGAGTGGCAGCAGCTGGTCAGTCTCTTAGAGCAGGCTAACAGTAAGCCATGCAGAACTCGAATCAACACAACTGCTCAACAAGTCGTGGTGTCAGGCTACAAGGATAGTGTCATAAAAGTTCAGCAACAGCTTGGTGACTTCTTAACACAGAACGCTCACATCGAAGAAACTGTTGTGGTCAAAGCTAATGCTGTCGTTAAATACTTGGAAGAGTTCAACACATCTTGGATGGAGAAAGTGAAAGAGAAGGTGAGAGTGTCCTACAGAaatgaggccatctgtctgagtGGATCCAGAGTGAATGTGACACATTGCAAGTCTGTGGTTGAAGGTGCCGTCTCTGCTGTAGTCTTTGACAGTCTGAATGTCTGCATGTCTGGAGTGAAGAAGCTCTTCCAGGAAAATGAAGGTGTGTATTTTTCTgcaatcaaaaataaaactggttGTCTGGTCCAACTGGTTGATAAGCCAGGTGGTGGACAAGACAACGTTAAACAAGTACCAACACCTTTATACCAACTTAAGACACCTGAAGGAGTAGAAATCGCTGTTTGCAAGGCAGATATGTGCAGTTACCCAATGCAGGCAGTTGTGAGTCCATTTAATCAAGACTTGAAACACAGTACTGGTCTTGCAGCAGCACTTTTGAAGGCTGCTGGCCCTCAGTTACAAGATGAattttacaaaatgaaaaaaataaaggggCAACTCAAGCCAGGAGACTGTGTCATAACTAATGCAGGAGGAATGCTTTGTTGCCAAAAGGTCATCCATGCTGTGGGACCCAAGTATGAAAAACCACAGCAAGCTTCAGCTCAGTTGAACAAAGTTGTTAAAGGAAGCTTAGAAGCCGCTGAAAACCACGGATGCGTCTCAGTAGCTCTTCCATCTATTGGCAGAGGAATGCGCTGCTTTCCCCTCAAGCAGTGTGAACTCACCATTGTTAAAGCAGTGAAGGAGTATTGTGATGAGAAGTTTGATGACATCACCTTGCAGAAGATCCATTTCGTGAACAATGATGACATTGCTGTTCAGGATATGGTGGCTGCTGTCAAACAGGAGTTTGGAAACCTCAGTGTTGTTCATTCTCAACAAAGTCCTCATCTCACTGCTCCCATGCAATCAGTATCACAGTCTACTGGATCTGACCTGTACCTGAATCGTGTGCAGACCAAAGAAGGTGTTGACATCGTTCTTACAAAGGGAAACCTAGAAGCTTCCACG ACGGAGGTGATTGTGAACACTGTGTCTTCAGACCTTGACCTCAACAGAGGTGCAGTTTCACAAGCCATCTTGCGCACAGCTGGACCCAAACTTCAGCAGTTAGTAGATGCACAGGGTGCTACTGGAAATGATGGTGAGATCATTGTTACTGATGGCTGCCaactaaaaagcaaaaaagtctTTCATGCAATCGCACCTCACTATAAGGACCAAGCCACATCTGAAAAG ACTTTGAGGGGAATCTTTAAGGACTGCTTGGGCATGGCAGAGGATAATAATCTAACCTCCATGTCCTTATCAGCCATTGGTGCTGGAAACCTGGGTTTCCCAAAAGATCTCGTAGCCTCTTTGATGTTGGATAATATCTTAGAGTTTAGTAAAAAGAAACACCCCAAGCATCTGAAGAAGGTTGTGATTGTACTTTACCCCAGTGATGCACAAACTATCCAG GCTTTCAGTGATGAATTTCAGAAGAAGTTTCCCAGTGCCTCAAGTGGTTCAACAAGTTCTACACAAAGTAAAG GAGGCCCCTTCTCCAAAATCACCTCGACCTCAGACATGCATGAGACTAAAATGGGCAATGTGACTATACAGGTAGTAACAGGAGACATAACCAAGGAGACCGCTGATGTCATTGTCAACTCCTCCAATGAAAACTTTACTCTTAAGTTAG GAGTGTCTAAAGCTATTCTAGAAGCAGCTGGTCCGGCTGTTGAAGTGGAATGCCGCAACCTTG GTGCTGAGCCCAACCAGGGCATGATATTGACAAGCCCCGGTAACCTGAAGTGTAAAAAGATCCTCCACCTGGCTGGACAGACAGACCCAGTAAAAATCAACAAGACTGTGAAAGATGCACTCCTGATATGTGTGAAAAGCTCTTTCACCTCTGTATCATTTCCTGCCATCGGCACAG GTCAAGGCAATGCACAGGCAAGACTGGTGGCCGATGCCATGTTGGATGCAGTGACTGATGTGTTAAGCCAAAACACTTCCAGCCCCCTGACAACAGTCCGCATAGTTATTTTCCAGAAACCTATGCTAAAAGACTTCCACAGCAGTATGCAACAGAGGGAAGCTGCTGATCCTGATTCTAAGGAAAAAGGAGGGTGGAGCTGGGGATGGACCAAATTCAAat CAATCTTTACTGGCGGAAGTACTGATAaaccaaagaaagacaaaaagttTGTCATTGACAGTCTGAAAGTGGAGGCTACTTGTTTCCACATTTGTGGTGACACACAAGCCAAAGTTGACTCTGCAAAGAAATGGATAAATGACAAGATATCCCAAGAACATGACAGCATGGAAATTGAAGACAATGCCATCCGTAGTTTCTCTGATGCAGATCGCCAGAAAATTGTTGACATGCAGAAGACCATGGACATCAGCATAAGGACTGTGAGCAATAAGCCCAAAGCCACAATCACTATCGAAGGACTGAGCAGGGATGTGCTCAAAGCTAACACTGAAATCATTAAAATGATGAGCAGGGTGAGAGACGAGGAGGAACTAAACAGGAAAGTGGAGCTGGCCAGCACCACGGCAGACTGGCAGTATCAGCAGTCTGGGTTCCAGTTTCAGAGTTTTGATGAAATGACCAACTTCCACCTCGAGGAAGCACTGCAACAAAATTTACCAACTGTAAAAGTTACAGTCAAGGGTCAAGATTACACTGTCACCATGCCAAAAGGACCCGCCACTGACAGCCAGGGAAATAACCTGGAGATAAAGAGAATTGACAAGCTAAAAG GTGATGTTCCTGAAAACTGGGATCTCATGCAACCTAACGTCACCAGTCAGGCTTTCCTATTACAAGCCGGGACACAGGAGTATGATGAAATCCAGAAGCTGTTCCAGGCCTCATGCAAACAAACCATTATCAAG ATTGAGAGGATTCAGAACCCTGCACTGTGGAGCGGTCTACAGGTTAAGAAGCGTGACATGGAGGTGAGAAATGGTCACCAGAACAACGAGAGACGTCTTTTCCATGGCACCTCCGAGGACACTGTGGCTACCATTAATGACCGTGGCTTCAACAGGAGCTATGCTGGAAAGAATG CTGCATGCTACGGCAATGGAACTTACTTTGCTGTCAATGCAAGTTACTCTGCTAGCAATACCTACTCCAAGCCTAATCAGAATGGGGAGAAGTTCATGTACGTCTGTCGAGTTCTGACTGGGGACTTTGCTCTTGGACAACAAGGCATGATTGTACCACCAGCAAAAGGCACCGGCACCATTTCCACTGGTCTGTACGACAGTGTTGTGGACAACATGGCCAATCCCAGCATGTTTGTTGTCTTCCATGATATCCAGGCTTATCCTGAATATCTGATTACGTTCAAGTGA
- the parp14rs1 gene encoding poly(ADP-ribose) polymerase family member 14-related sequence 1 isoform X3, which translates to MAGVHSYPLLVELEETNIPRLKIKLVKYFQSKKSNGGGECEVEYENGSRTAIVRFRREEDQRNVLAKESHQISLEKGVLTLTVRLPTEEKPSRETSSDKDNKKSDVAADKQPTADKSNPTAKVQTETEGGDDDTEDEEPCSTSAVLGNISDNTNQEFLEMLVENITKSHDFTLEFFPDISSAVVTFQSGKENANFVAKCPQNKMFTRKGFSVQHLEVTKQVLVDDILHFSEEVLQLYFENEGGDVEEVLLNDAEQSAVITFKDHRAVQKIFKKKHSIKKEEITVYPFYKSLGVALYGKDKPSLKLPAAISEPIDTAVLRYLAQNKSAAEAICSEMDKHFCIVNLGQTTVTLSPVSSLLKQKDAKAIIKEWTDTVKSAFAQSVSKFKSLKFCPDSDAWKESEKKIREMLLNENVIVVPDKDSGALLVAGLDSDVNRLEKSLSEIINKIAKTIHREKSSKTEEIKVSPSVFHLLCQDGLMDKLLLVYPELKLSPESPNLKITGLGEEINAATKVIFDAVLALKRQNLELDKNVLELLKDEQQEELTDALLTSHQINAAFEISGNRVQLLAVSDRDLSHAQDHLGQLLTSQYIHVEDSNVLKKPEWQQLVSLLEQANSKPCRTRINTTAQQVVVSGYKDSVIKVQQQLGDFLTQNAHIEETVVVKANAVVKYLEEFNTSWMEKVKEKVRVSYRNEAICLSGSRVNVTHCKSVVEGAVSAVVFDSLNVCMSGVKKLFQENEGVYFSAIKNKTGCLVQLVDKPGGGQDNVKQVPTPLYQLKTPEGVEIAVCKADMCSYPMQAVVSPFNQDLKHSTGLAAALLKAAGPQLQDEFYKMKKIKGQLKPGDCVITNAGGMLCCQKVIHAVGPKYEKPQQASAQLNKVVKGSLEAAENHGCVSVALPSIGRGMRCFPLKQCELTIVKAVKEYCDEKFDDITLQKIHFVNNDDIAVQDMVAAVKQEFGNLSVVHSQQSPHLTAPMQSVSQSTGSDLYLNRVQTKEGVDIVLTKGNLEASTTEVIVNTVSSDLDLNRGAVSQAILRTAGPKLQQLVDAQGATGNDGEIIVTDGCQLKSKKVFHAIAPHYKDQATSEKTLRGIFKDCLGMAEDNNLTSMSLSAIGAGNLGFPKDLVASLMLDNILEFSKKKHPKHLKKVVIVLYPSDAQTIQAFSDEFQKKFPSASSGSTSSTQRGPFSKITSTSDMHETKMGNVTIQVVTGDITKETADVIVNSSNENFTLKLGVSKAILEAAGPAVEVECRNLGAEPNQGMILTSPGNLKCKKILHLAGQTDPVKINKTVKDALLICVKSSFTSVSFPAIGTGQGNAQARLVADAMLDAVTDVLSQNTSSPLTTVRIVIFQKPMLKDFHSSMQQREAADPDSKEKGGWSWGWTKFKSIFTGGSTDKPKKDKKFVIDSLKVEATCFHICGDTQAKVDSAKKWINDKISQEHDSMEIEDNAIRSFSDADRQKIVDMQKTMDISIRTVSNKPKATITIEGLSRDVLKANTEIIKMMSRVRDEEELNRKVELASTTADWQYQQSGFQFQSFDEMTNFHLEEALQQNLPTVKVTVKGQDYTVTMPKGPATDSQGNNLEIKRIDKLKGDVPENWDLMQPNVTSQAFLLQAGTQEYDEIQKLFQASCKQTIIKIERIQNPALWSGLQVKKRDMEVRNGHQNNERRLFHGTSEDTVATINDRGFNRSYAGKNAACYGNGTYFAVNASYSASNTYSKPNQNGEKFMYVCRVLTGDFALGQQGMIVPPAKGTGTISTGLYDSVVDNMANPSMFVVFHDIQAYPEYLITFK; encoded by the exons ATGGCCGGCGTACACTCCTATCCTCTGCTCGTTGAGCTCGAAGAAACCAACATACCCAGATTAAAAATCAAGTTAGTGAAATACTTTCAAAGTAAGAAATCTAACGGTGGTGGCGAGTGTGAGGTGGAGTATGAAAATGGCAGCAGGACAGCGATAGTGCGCTTCCGGAGAGAGGAGG ATCAGAGAAATGTTCTGGCCAAAGAGTCGCATCAGATCAGTTTGGAAAAGGGCGTTTTGACGCTCACGGTCCGCTTACCCACGGAAGAGAAACCATCACGG GAAACTTCATCTGATAAAGATAACAAGAAAT CAGATGTTGCTGCAGACAAACAACCTACTGCTGATAAAAGCAACCCTACAGCCAAAGttcaaacagaaacagaaggcGGAGACGATGATACAGAAGATGAAGAGCCATGTTCCACCTCGGCCGTTTTAGGGAATATTTCTGATAATACCAACCAGGAGTTCTTGGAGATGCTGGTGGAAAACATCACAAAGTCTCATGACTTCACTTTGGAATTCTTTCCTGACATCTCCTCTGCTGTGGTGACTTTCCAGAGTGGAAAAG AAAATGCTAATTTTGTGGCAAAATGcccccaaaacaaaatgttCACCAGGAAGGGATTTTCTGTTCAACATCTCGAAGTCACAAAGCAAGTTCTAGTTGACGACATTCTACACTTCAGTGAAGAAGTTCttcagctttattttgaaaatgaaggtGGGGATGTGGAAGAGGTTTTACTTAATGATGCAGAACAGTCTGCTGTCATCACATTTAAAGATCATCGAG CTGTTCAAAAAATCTTCAAGAAGAAGCATTCcataaaaaaggaagaaatcaCAGTTTACCCTTTTTATAAATCTCTGGGCGTGGCCCTCTATGGCAAAGACAAACCTTCACTAAAACTTCCTGCTGCCATCTCAGAGCCCATTGACACCGCTGTCCTGAGATATCTAGCTCAAAATAAATCAGCAGCAGAGGCCATTTGTAGTGAAATGGACAAACACTTTTGCATCGTGAACCTCGGCCAAACTACTGTGACCTTGAGTCCTGTATCTTCTCTACTAAAGCAAAAGGATGCCAAAGCCATCATCAAAGAATGGACTGATACTGTGAAGTCAGCATTTGCACAATCTGTGTCAAAGTTCAAATCCTTGAAGTTCTGTCCAGATTCAGATGCATGGAAAGAGTCTGAGAAAAAGATCAGAGAGATGTTactgaatgaaaatgtgatTGTAGTACCCGATAAAGACAGTGGTGCTTTATTGGTAGCTGGTCTTGATAGTGATGTCAACAGACTGGAGAAATCTCTTTctgaaattattaacaagattgCAAAAACGATCCACAGGGAGAAATCAAGTAAAACTGAAGAGATCAAAGTGTCACCATCAGTTTTTCATCTCCTCTGTCAAGATGGCCTTATGGACAAACTTCTACTTGTGTATCCAGAACTCAAATTGTCACCAGAGAGTCCTAATCTGAAAATAACTGGCTTAGGGGAAGAGATTAATGCAGCAACCAAAGTTATATTTGATGCAGTACTTGCATTAAAACGACAGAATCTGGAATTAGATAAAAATGTGCTTGAACTGTTGAAGGATGAGCAACAAGAGGAGCTTACAGATGCTCTCCTCACATCTCATCAAATAAACGCAGCATTTGAAATCAGTGGAAACAGGGTGCAGCTCCTTGCTGTCTCTGACAGAGATCTGTCTCATGCTCAGGACCATCTAGGACAGCTGTTAACATCTCAGTACATTCATGTTGAAGACAGTAACGTCCTGAAGAAGCCAGAGTGGCAGCAGCTGGTCAGTCTCTTAGAGCAGGCTAACAGTAAGCCATGCAGAACTCGAATCAACACAACTGCTCAACAAGTCGTGGTGTCAGGCTACAAGGATAGTGTCATAAAAGTTCAGCAACAGCTTGGTGACTTCTTAACACAGAACGCTCACATCGAAGAAACTGTTGTGGTCAAAGCTAATGCTGTCGTTAAATACTTGGAAGAGTTCAACACATCTTGGATGGAGAAAGTGAAAGAGAAGGTGAGAGTGTCCTACAGAaatgaggccatctgtctgagtGGATCCAGAGTGAATGTGACACATTGCAAGTCTGTGGTTGAAGGTGCCGTCTCTGCTGTAGTCTTTGACAGTCTGAATGTCTGCATGTCTGGAGTGAAGAAGCTCTTCCAGGAAAATGAAGGTGTGTATTTTTCTgcaatcaaaaataaaactggttGTCTGGTCCAACTGGTTGATAAGCCAGGTGGTGGACAAGACAACGTTAAACAAGTACCAACACCTTTATACCAACTTAAGACACCTGAAGGAGTAGAAATCGCTGTTTGCAAGGCAGATATGTGCAGTTACCCAATGCAGGCAGTTGTGAGTCCATTTAATCAAGACTTGAAACACAGTACTGGTCTTGCAGCAGCACTTTTGAAGGCTGCTGGCCCTCAGTTACAAGATGAattttacaaaatgaaaaaaataaaggggCAACTCAAGCCAGGAGACTGTGTCATAACTAATGCAGGAGGAATGCTTTGTTGCCAAAAGGTCATCCATGCTGTGGGACCCAAGTATGAAAAACCACAGCAAGCTTCAGCTCAGTTGAACAAAGTTGTTAAAGGAAGCTTAGAAGCCGCTGAAAACCACGGATGCGTCTCAGTAGCTCTTCCATCTATTGGCAGAGGAATGCGCTGCTTTCCCCTCAAGCAGTGTGAACTCACCATTGTTAAAGCAGTGAAGGAGTATTGTGATGAGAAGTTTGATGACATCACCTTGCAGAAGATCCATTTCGTGAACAATGATGACATTGCTGTTCAGGATATGGTGGCTGCTGTCAAACAGGAGTTTGGAAACCTCAGTGTTGTTCATTCTCAACAAAGTCCTCATCTCACTGCTCCCATGCAATCAGTATCACAGTCTACTGGATCTGACCTGTACCTGAATCGTGTGCAGACCAAAGAAGGTGTTGACATCGTTCTTACAAAGGGAAACCTAGAAGCTTCCACG ACGGAGGTGATTGTGAACACTGTGTCTTCAGACCTTGACCTCAACAGAGGTGCAGTTTCACAAGCCATCTTGCGCACAGCTGGACCCAAACTTCAGCAGTTAGTAGATGCACAGGGTGCTACTGGAAATGATGGTGAGATCATTGTTACTGATGGCTGCCaactaaaaagcaaaaaagtctTTCATGCAATCGCACCTCACTATAAGGACCAAGCCACATCTGAAAAG ACTTTGAGGGGAATCTTTAAGGACTGCTTGGGCATGGCAGAGGATAATAATCTAACCTCCATGTCCTTATCAGCCATTGGTGCTGGAAACCTGGGTTTCCCAAAAGATCTCGTAGCCTCTTTGATGTTGGATAATATCTTAGAGTTTAGTAAAAAGAAACACCCCAAGCATCTGAAGAAGGTTGTGATTGTACTTTACCCCAGTGATGCACAAACTATCCAG GCTTTCAGTGATGAATTTCAGAAGAAGTTTCCCAGTGCCTCAAGTGGTTCAACAAGTTCTACACAAA GAGGCCCCTTCTCCAAAATCACCTCGACCTCAGACATGCATGAGACTAAAATGGGCAATGTGACTATACAGGTAGTAACAGGAGACATAACCAAGGAGACCGCTGATGTCATTGTCAACTCCTCCAATGAAAACTTTACTCTTAAGTTAG GAGTGTCTAAAGCTATTCTAGAAGCAGCTGGTCCGGCTGTTGAAGTGGAATGCCGCAACCTTG GTGCTGAGCCCAACCAGGGCATGATATTGACAAGCCCCGGTAACCTGAAGTGTAAAAAGATCCTCCACCTGGCTGGACAGACAGACCCAGTAAAAATCAACAAGACTGTGAAAGATGCACTCCTGATATGTGTGAAAAGCTCTTTCACCTCTGTATCATTTCCTGCCATCGGCACAG GTCAAGGCAATGCACAGGCAAGACTGGTGGCCGATGCCATGTTGGATGCAGTGACTGATGTGTTAAGCCAAAACACTTCCAGCCCCCTGACAACAGTCCGCATAGTTATTTTCCAGAAACCTATGCTAAAAGACTTCCACAGCAGTATGCAACAGAGGGAAGCTGCTGATCCTGATTCTAAGGAAAAAGGAGGGTGGAGCTGGGGATGGACCAAATTCAAat CAATCTTTACTGGCGGAAGTACTGATAaaccaaagaaagacaaaaagttTGTCATTGACAGTCTGAAAGTGGAGGCTACTTGTTTCCACATTTGTGGTGACACACAAGCCAAAGTTGACTCTGCAAAGAAATGGATAAATGACAAGATATCCCAAGAACATGACAGCATGGAAATTGAAGACAATGCCATCCGTAGTTTCTCTGATGCAGATCGCCAGAAAATTGTTGACATGCAGAAGACCATGGACATCAGCATAAGGACTGTGAGCAATAAGCCCAAAGCCACAATCACTATCGAAGGACTGAGCAGGGATGTGCTCAAAGCTAACACTGAAATCATTAAAATGATGAGCAGGGTGAGAGACGAGGAGGAACTAAACAGGAAAGTGGAGCTGGCCAGCACCACGGCAGACTGGCAGTATCAGCAGTCTGGGTTCCAGTTTCAGAGTTTTGATGAAATGACCAACTTCCACCTCGAGGAAGCACTGCAACAAAATTTACCAACTGTAAAAGTTACAGTCAAGGGTCAAGATTACACTGTCACCATGCCAAAAGGACCCGCCACTGACAGCCAGGGAAATAACCTGGAGATAAAGAGAATTGACAAGCTAAAAG GTGATGTTCCTGAAAACTGGGATCTCATGCAACCTAACGTCACCAGTCAGGCTTTCCTATTACAAGCCGGGACACAGGAGTATGATGAAATCCAGAAGCTGTTCCAGGCCTCATGCAAACAAACCATTATCAAG ATTGAGAGGATTCAGAACCCTGCACTGTGGAGCGGTCTACAGGTTAAGAAGCGTGACATGGAGGTGAGAAATGGTCACCAGAACAACGAGAGACGTCTTTTCCATGGCACCTCCGAGGACACTGTGGCTACCATTAATGACCGTGGCTTCAACAGGAGCTATGCTGGAAAGAATG CTGCATGCTACGGCAATGGAACTTACTTTGCTGTCAATGCAAGTTACTCTGCTAGCAATACCTACTCCAAGCCTAATCAGAATGGGGAGAAGTTCATGTACGTCTGTCGAGTTCTGACTGGGGACTTTGCTCTTGGACAACAAGGCATGATTGTACCACCAGCAAAAGGCACCGGCACCATTTCCACTGGTCTGTACGACAGTGTTGTGGACAACATGGCCAATCCCAGCATGTTTGTTGTCTTCCATGATATCCAGGCTTATCCTGAATATCTGATTACGTTCAAGTGA